A region from the Aegilops tauschii subsp. strangulata cultivar AL8/78 chromosome 5, Aet v6.0, whole genome shotgun sequence genome encodes:
- the LOC109767906 gene encoding protein NETWORKED 1D: MATTSPTNAKRKYSWWWDSHICPKNSKWLQENLEDMDSKIKLMIKIIEEDAESFAKKAEMYYRRRPELMALLEELYRAYRALAERYDHAAGDLRQAHRKIAEAFPDQVLMDPDDDLPAESATTETDQDNAEMARYFLSFMNAGDPKMHGKDDQDYEKLQNELASLTQENQDLKKRITSVLEQSNCAESEVLCLKEALAQQEADKETAVLQCQQSSARLQNLRSEILHTQEQFNRLKEEMQTGLLPSSAADDERFLVLERDNQNLQLEVERLKHLLKQKHDELNEKQDELEKLNISTEEEHLKCMQAEMVSLSLEKKLLIAHDKLRHLALEKQREESKVKDIETGKIVLQKELDSILEESKRLTLEKQREESKVKDIETSKIVLQNELDSILEENKKLTSQCHSSSAVIIRLQDEIISMKNAQQKLEEQICKHVDEKKTLQYELSHLKEDRSELERKHFSIKEQIQSVNVNVESLQALAHELRDGNVELKDIIKNHERTEVLHAENLRQLERMSEKSEHLERSLAASTTELEGLREKKAALEESCKELNSKICIHLSERAALVAQLEAISQTMEVLLEKNVVLDNSLSDANAELEDLRRKLKELEKSSEAVNSQNSVLQSEKTTLVFQVDSISNTLVSLEAQYTELERRHSALQQEKGSVLDEVIKLQEQIRLERKEHKDLALSASKTLFDLQNKIDLLLEEGRNREEQLQEEEMKIIKAQTEIFILKESLRDMSEANSDYSAKLQKKEEACKVHEEKLGCLSQDNQKLTEGIGSLRKVLHLDEKYESLDQMKLDIILQLMLHEVNCLRSTISDAQDARQKELVEKSLVVILLEHFRQEVTDLRSERNILKQDQQAKSEELLLLQAERQELAEISDEFWEEMESRNQRVDDLRAEAKFLVGQLSELQDSRRSLQSEIIKLIQQNSLLANELHDSREKEMGFEDDFSILMSEAVSKDILLVIFRSLHEDRSLELKSLHDDFVCLQAVGSELCKDIRMMNKKLGDFEFLDNHLGKDTTMSICDRSSEENNHKEVDDAGLQESNEMLLEEILKLHGNVEMLMSKEKASVDIRSCNEEITKLVSHMHMAIMNAALFKEKIVELIVTCESYEISAMVQKEVLKEDITRRNSYVDELKDKLNAVEIENRRLKVDLNGDVTMLGSLQSEVSALEKQTVSLANDFLQSNKLKVEENASSPQPLETIVGSSDQNANETVKDMELQKLRGTIKRLQNVVADASVLLEQERLGFNANLQEARKQIEALKLKEILDDDLVEMNYEQMLKDIQLDLIQPSSGCRTEALGQQKKIAAQADHKVHDLAGPSNSHARDDLGPPQSESFDSGSSRQSPAELVVVKELSIVNQELPRSITTEPHQEWKNKVIQRLSSDGKRLSTLQSSIQELKTNTEASEELELENVRYQIREAESTIIELIDTNSKLAKKAEEFTSADGLDGDNVDLRSRHQRKILERARKMSEKIGRLEVEMQKVQQALVKYEEEQTSSATSKTVVQRSKVQLVDYLYGRRRESRKPRCSPCGCMRAKTIDD, translated from the exons ATGGCAACGACATCGCCGACCAATGCCAAGCGCAAGTACTCATGGTGGTGGGACAGTCATATCTGCCCAAAGAACTCCAAATGGCTTCAGGAGAATCTCGAAG ACATGGATAGCAAAATTAAGCTGATGATCAAAATCATTGAAGAAGATGCGGAGTCTTTTGCAAAAAAGGCGGAAATGTACTACCGAAGGCGACCTGAGTTAATggccttgcttgaggagttgtaCCGTGCATACCGAGCTCTAGCTGAAAGATATGATCATGCAGCCGGGGACCTCCGACAGGCCCATAGAAAAATAGCAGAAGCATTCCCTGATCAGGTTCTTATGGACCCAGATGATGATCTGCCAGCTGAATCTGCAACAACTGAAACTGACCAGGACAATGCAGAAATGGCTCGATATTTCCTCTCTTTCATGAATGCTGGTGATCCAAAAATGCATGGTAAAG ATGACCAAGATTACGAGAAGCTGCAGAATGAACTAGCAAGCCTGACACAGGAAAACCAAGATCTGAAGAAGAGGATCACATCAGTGTTAGAACAGAGCAACTGTGCAGAGTCCGAGGTTCTTTGTCTCAAGGAGGCTCTTGCGCAGCAAGAGGCAGATAAGGAAACTGCAGTTCTGCAATGCCAACAATCCTCTGCTAGATTACAGAACCTCCGATCTGAGATATTGCATACCCAGGAACAGTTCAACAGACTGAAAGAGGAGATGCAAACTGGGTTGCTGCCTTCAAGCGCAGCGGACGACGAGCGTTTCCTTGTGCTCGAAAGAGATAACCAAAACTTGCAGTTGGAAGTAGAGAGGCTGAAACATTTGCTGAAACAGAAGCATGATGAGCTAAATGAGAAGCAAGATGAGCTGGAAAAGCTTAACATCTCCACAGAAGAGGAGCATCTCAAGTGCATGCAAGCAGAAATGGTGAGCCTCTCTTTGGAGAAGAAGCTGTTAATAGCACATGACAAACTGAGGCATTTGGCTCTTGAGAAGCAGAGAGAAGAGAGCAAAGTGAAGGACATTGAAACAGGCAAGATTGTGCTTCAGAAAGAACTGGACAGTATTCTAGAAGAGAGCAAAAGGCTGACTCTTGAGAAGCAGAGAGAAGAAAGCAAAGTGAAGGACATTGAAACAAGCAAGATTGTGCTTCAGAACGAATTGGACAGTATTCTAGAAGAAAACAAGAAGCTGACTAGCCAATGTCACTCTTCTTCAGCAGTGATAATTCGTCTGCAGGATGAGATCATTTCCATGAAGAATGCGCAACAAAAACTTGAAGAACAGATTTGTAAACATGTGGATGAAAAGAAGACACTTCAATATGAGCTTTCGCACCTGAAGGAGGATAGGAGTGAACTGGAGAGGAAACACTTCTCGATCAAGGAACAGATACAGTCGGTGAACGTAAATGTAGAATCACTTCAAGCTCTTGCACATGAATTAAGGGATGGCAATGTTGAGCTGAAAGACATCATCAAGAACCATGAGAGAACAGAAGTTCTTCATGCCGAAAACCTGAGGCAGTTGGAGAGGATGTCTGAGAAGAGTGAACATTTGGAGAGGTCCTTGGCAGCTTCAACTACTGAGCTTGAAGGGTTGAGAGAGAAGAAGGCGGCATTGGAAGAATCATGCAAGGAACTCAATTCCAAGATATGCATTCATCTGTCCGAGCGAGCTGCGCTTGTTGCGCAGCTTGAGGCAATTTCTCAGACCATGGAGGTGCTGCTCGAGAAGAACGTTGTTCTGGATAATTCATTATCTGATGCCAATGCTGAACTCGAGGACTTGAGGAGGAAGTTGAAAGAGCTGGAAAAATCTTCAGAGGCAGTCAACAGTCAGAATTCAGTTCTTCAATCTGAGAAGACAACTCTTGTTTTCCAG GTTGATAGCATCAGCAATACTCTTGTGAGTTTAGAAGCACAATACACAGAGCTAGAAAGACGACACTCAGCTCTACAACAGGAGAAAGGCTCGGTGCTTGATGAAGTGATCAAGCTACAAGAGCAGATAAGGCTCGAGAGGAAAGAACACAAAGATCTTGCACTTTCAGCAAGCAAGACTCTGTTTGATCTACAGAACAAAATTGACCTATTGCTAGAGGAAGGCAGGAATAGAGAGGAGCAGCTTCAAGAGGAGGAGATGaagattatcaaagctcagacaGAGATCTTTATCTTAAAAGAGAGTTTGCGCGACATGTCTGAAGCGAATTCGGACTACTCGGCAAAACTGCAGAAGAAGGAAGAAGCATGCAAGGTTCATGAGGAGAAATTGGGCTGCTTGTCACAGGATAATCAGAAGCTAACTGAAGGGATCGGTTCATTACGGAAAGTATTGCACTTGGATGAGAAGTACGAGTCCCTGGACCAAATGAAGCTTGACATCATTTTGCAGCTCATGTTGCATGAGGTCAACTGCTTAAGGAGTACAATATCTGATGCCCAGGATGCGAGACAGAAAGAGCTTGTTGAGAAGTCTCTTGTTGTCATACTTCTGGAGCACTTTCGGCAGGAGGTAACCGACCTGCGGTCGGAGCGCAACATCCTCAAGCAAGACCAGCAAGCAAAGAGCGAGGAGTTGCTCCTGCTGCAGGCAGAAAGGCAGGAGCTTGCGGAGATCAGCGATGAGTTCTGGGAAGAGATGGAGTCTCGTAACCAGAGAGTTGATGACTTGAGGGCCGAGGCAAAGTTCTTGGTTGGTCAGTTGTCAGAGCTTCAAGATTCTCGGAGGTCACTGCAGAGTGAGATTATAAAGCTGATTCAACAAAACTCCTTGCTGGCAAATGAACTACATGACTCCAGGGAGAAAGAGATGGGCTTTGAAGATGATTTCAGCATTCTCATGAGTGAAGCCGTCAGCAAAGATATCCTTCTTGTGATATTTAGAAGCCTTCATGAAGACAGGTCCCTGGAGTTGAAGTCTTTGCATGATGATTTTGTGTGTCTCCAAGCCGTAGGAAGTGAGCTTTGTAAGGACATCAGGATGATGAACAAGAAGCTTGGTGATTTTGAATTCCTTGATAACCACCTCGGCAAAGATACAACCATGAGCATTTGTGACCGGTCTAGTGAAGAAAATAATCACAAAGAAGTTGATGACGCTGGCCTTCAAGAATCAAATGAAATGCTACTGGAGGAGATACTCAAGTTACATGGAAATGTGGAAATGCTTATGAGCAAGGAGAAGGCTTCGGTCGATATCAGATCCTGCAATGAAGAGATCACAAAATTGGTATCCCACATGCACATGGCCATCATGAATGCAGCTCTGTTCAAGGAGAAGATCGTCGAGCTCATCGTAACATGTGAGAGTTATGAGATAAGTGCCATGGTGCAGAAGGAGGTGCTCAAGGAAGATATCACCCGAAGGAATTCGTATGTGGACGAGCTGAAAGACAAGCTAAATGCTGTAGAGATTGAGAACAGAAGACTGAAGGTCGATCTGAATGGTGACGTCACGATGTTAGGATCATTGCAGAGCGAAGTCAGTGCCCTGGAGAAACAAACCGTGTCCCTTGCTAATGATTTCTTGCAATCAAATAAGCTCAAAGTGGAG gAAAATGCATCATCTCCTCAGCCTCTGGAAACCATAGTGGGATCCAGTGATCAGAATGCAAATGAAACAGTAAAAGACATGGAGCTGCAAAAATTGCGTGGAACAATCAAAAGGCTCCAGAATGTGGTCGCGGATGCCAGTGTCCTTCTCGAGCAAGAGAGGCTTGGTTTCAATGCCAATCTGCAAGAAGCGAGGAAGCAGATTGAGGCGCTGAAGCTTAAGGAGATCTTGGATGATGACTTGGTCGAAATGAACTACGAGCAAATGTTGAAAGACATACAGCTTGATCTCATCCAACCTTCTTCAGGCTGTCGAACCGAGGCCCTTGGCCAGCAAAAGAAAATTGCAGCTCAAGCAGATCACAAGGTTCATGACCTTGCTGGACCAAGCAATAGCCATGCGCGCGATGATTTGGGGCCACCGCAGAGCGAGTCATttgacagtggcagcagcagaCAGTCTCCTGCCGAGCTAGTGGTCGTGAAAGAGCTGAGCATTGTGAACCAAGAGCTACCAAGGTCCATCACCACGGAGCCACACCAGGAGTGGAAGAACAAGGTCATTCAGAGGCTATCTTCTGACGGGAAGAGGCTCAGCACCCTCCAGTCCAGCATTCAAGAGCTCAAAACGAACACCGAGGCGTCCGAAGAGCTCGAGCTCGAGAACGTGAGATACCAGATAAGGGAAGCCGAGAGCACCATCATCGAGCTCATCGACACCAACAGTAAACTGGCCAAGAAGGCCGAAGAGTTCACCTCGGCCGACGGTCTCGATGGGGACAACGTTGACCTGAGGAGCAGGCACCAGCGCAAGATCCTGGAGCGTGCAAGGAAGATGTCGGAGAAGATTGGGAGGCTGGAGGTGGAAATGCAGAAGGTCCAGCAGGCCCTGGTGAAGTATGAGGAGGAGCAGACGAGCAGCGCGACGTCGAAAACCGTGGTTCAGCGGTCGAAGGTGCAGCTGGTGGACTATCTCTACGGTCGAAGGCGGGAAAGCCGGAAGCCGCGATGCTCGCCCTGCGGTTGCATGAGAGCGAAGACCATCGATGACTAA
- the LOC109767907 gene encoding leucine-rich repeat extensin-like protein 6, giving the protein MSPLSKPRAATRALQHIILLSLLLPCLPQPLPAPSPSPTPALPSLPLSPFNERLDAAYIAFQAWKHVITEDPKNLTADWCGPFVCNYTGVFCAAAPDDPCILTVAGVDLNHGRIAGVLTDHLGLLADLAVLHLNSNRFHGTLPTSMQHMRLLFELDVSNNLLSGAFPSFLTSLPSLKYLDLRFNDFDGELPDAVFGRQLSLDALFANDNRFNVSLASGSLTNSTASVIVLANTKLAGCLPPSIGDMADTLVELILLNTSISSCIPPEIGKLKKLKVLDLSHNEFAGELPESIGDMESLEVINVGYNMLSGAVPETICLLPNLKNLTVVGNYFCEEPVSCLHVPRRDDRMNCIPDWPHQRSHEQCIAFEHRPPVHCGADGCILPPP; this is encoded by the coding sequence ATGTCACCCCTCTCGAAGCCAAGAGCAGCCACAAGAGCTCTCCAACACATCATCcttctctccctcctccttccatGTCTCCCCCAACCTCTCCCCGCCCCTTCCCCCTCCCCGACGCCGGCGCTGCCGTCCCTGCCGCTCTCGCCGTTCAACGAGCGCCTCGACGCGGCGTACATCGCCTTCCAGGCATGGAAGCACGTCATCACCGAGGACCCCAAGAACCTGACCGCTGACTGGTGCGGCCCCTTCGTGTGCAACTACACCGGCGTGTTctgcgccgccgcgcccgacgaCCCGTGCATCCTCACCGTGGCGGGCGTCGACCTCAACCACGGCCGCATCGCCGGCGTCCTCACCGACCACCTCGGCCTCCTCGCCGACCTCGCGGTCCTCCACCTCAACTCCAACCGGTTCCACGGCACGCTGCCGACGTCCATGCAGCACATGCGCCTCCTTTTCGAGCTGGACGTCAGCAACAACCTCCTCTCCGGCGCCTTCCCGTCCTTCCTCACCTCTCTGCCGTCGCTCAAGTACCTGGACCTCCGGTTCAACGACTTCGACGGCGAGCTCCCGGACGCGGTGTTCGGCCGGCAGCTCAGCCTGGACGCGCTGTTCGCCAACGACAACCGCTTCAACGTGTCGCTGGCGTCGGGGAGCCTGACCAACTCCACGGCGTCGGTCATCGTGCTCGCCAACACCAAGCTGGCCGGCTGCCTCCCGCCGAGCATCGGCGACATGGCCGACACGCTTGTCGAGCTCATCCTGCTCAACACCAGCATCAGCTCCTGCATCCCGCCGGAGATCGGCAAGCTGAAGAAGCTCAAGGTGCTGGACCTCAGCCACAACGAGTTCGCCGGGGAGCTGCCGGAGAGCATCGGCGACATGGAGAGCCTGGAGGTGATCAACGTGGGGTACAACATGCTGTCCGGCGCGGTGCCGGAGACCATCTGCTTGCTGCCGAATCTGAAGAACCTGACGGTCGTGGGCAACTACTTCTGCGAGGAGCCCGTGTCCTGCCTCCACGTCCCCCGGCGCGACGACCGGATGAACTGCATCCCCGACTGGCCGCACCAGCGGTCGCACGAGCAGTGCATCGCCTTCGAGCACCGCCCGCCGGTGCACTGCGGCGCCGACGGCTGCATTCTTCCGCCGCCGTGA